Proteins encoded within one genomic window of Anastrepha ludens isolate Willacy chromosome 4, idAnaLude1.1, whole genome shotgun sequence:
- the LOC128862458 gene encoding armadillo repeat-containing protein 8-like — translation MWTISQETNWDELRYIISNGDGVDCREALIKIKDAVIGSNKQKGALISHELVPAILSTCIDQDQSPDRKMDALVILGSLAKGSEEQVEMLVKQYNVVPYLLKEIVSNNNSKKCVEICLSTLRSIFEHPCAPKENFLADSDVLKHFLRLASASSSLKTQICITSILVSVCQTNEDQLRLLQAGTLHILSRMICYDNEDIQIPALRCLSCMCYTNRSVADNICVISFQGRSLPDILNSLMSRLFCPEIQLSAARCLTYVYRSGTLPSTDNRISQKALPTLARLCAESFDHSIRASASETLAYLIEIDSELQRTAAITNHLLKSLSDLLQSRDPSVKQSALCCFASLGANDEAIRKRLMDTYGLINAILNGLKDNNSQVKLAGIRCLHSLSRSVQQLRTTFQDYTIWEPLMGIFATETSIEYLVAVTSTICNLLLEFSPSKEPVINAGIIDRLCQYTTHTDAFLRLNCVWALMNVSFQSELYVKTDIINTLGTKRILELLNDTDTRIVMKTLGLLRNLLSKTYHVEVIMSVHSTQVLEAINKLLESEHSAEVKEQALCIIGNIAAEAQDGDYIIMDKKIMGHLAAFLFHTEKKLQAGALFAIYNLVHRKDSWSMEKYSRLSELNIIKNIYELNKKTIRNKAQCEDYIGRTLKQIVIQCKHFYPEILQ, via the exons ATGTGGACGATTTCTCAGGAAACAAATTGGGACGAATTGAGATATATTATTTCGAATGGTGATGGTGTTGATTGTCGAGAGGCCTTGATAAAAATCAAAGATGCAGTCATTGGAAGCAACAAACAGAAGGGTGCCCTCATCTCGCACGAACTGGTTCCTGCCATACTCAGCACTTGCATTGATCAAGATCAAAGCCCAGACCGAAAAATGGATGCACTCGTCATTTTAg GTTCCTTGGCGAAAGGTTCAGAGGAGCAGGTTGAAATGCTAGTGAAGCAGTACAATGTTGTACCATATTTGctaaaagaaattgtttcaaataataatagtaaaaaatgtgttgaaatatgCTTGAGTACATTAAGGTCAATATTTGAACATCCATGCGCTCCCAAGGAAAACTTTTTAGCCGATTCGGACGTGTTGAAACACTTTTTGC ggcTAGCTTCAGCCAGCAGTTCcttaaaaactcaaatatgtATAACAAGCATACTTGTGTCCGTGTGTCAGACAAATGAAGATCAACTTCGGCTCTTGCAAGCTGGAACATTGCATATATTATCTCGAATGATTTGCTATGACAATGAGGATATACAAATACCGGCCCTTCGTTGCTTGTCCTGCATGTGCTACACAAATCGATCTGTAGCGGACAATATTTGTGTTATTAG TTTTCAAGGTAGATCTTTGCCAGATATCCTAAATTCCCTAATGTCGAGACTGTTTTGTCCAGAAATACAGTTGTCTGCGGCTAGATGCCTAACCTATGTTTATAGGTCGGGTACTCTGCCATCAACGGATAACAGGATATCCCAAAAAGCGCTTCCCACCTTAGCCCGCTTATGCGCCGAAAGTTTCGACCATTCAATAAGAGCCTCTGCCTCGGAGACGCTAGCATATCTCATAGAG ATTGATTCGGAATTGCAGCGCACGGCGGCCATAACAAATCATCTGCTTAAGTCACTATCCGATTTACTGCAAAGTCGAGATCCCTCAGTTAAACAGTCTGCGCTTTGTTGTTTTGCGTCATTAGGGGCAAATGATGAGGCAATCAGAAAACGATTAATGGATACATATGGTCTAATCAATGCCATATTGAATGGCTTAAAAGATAATAATTCACAG GTGAAACTAGCTGGGATTAGATGTCTGCATTCGCTCTCGAGATCTGTTCAGCAATTACGAACAACATTTCAA GATTACACAATTTGGGAACCACTGATGGGAATATTTGCAACCGAAACCTCTATTGAATATCTGGTTGCTGTAACCTCAACCATTTGCAATCTACTATTAGAATTTTCACCATCCAAGGAACCCGTTATTAATGCTGGCATTATTGACAGATTGTGCCAATACACTACGCATACAGATGCCTTCCTAAGGTTGAATTGTGTATGGGCTTTAATGAACGTGTCATTTCAGTCTGAGTTATACGTTAAAACTGATATTATCAATACTCTTGGAACAAAACGAATATTGGAGCTGTTGAATGATACTGATACCAGGATTGTGATGAAAACATTAGGATTGTTAAGAAATCTTTTGAGTAAAACTTATCATGTTGAAGTAATTATGAGTGTGCATTCGACTCAAGTGCTCGAAGCTATAAATAAGTTACTAGAATCCGAACATTCAGCGGAAGTTAAAGAACAAGCATTATGCATTATTGGTAATATTGCTGCTGAAGCTCAAGATGGAGATTATATCATAATGGATAAGAAAATTATGGGTCACTTAGCTGCCTTTTTG TTCCATACAGAGAAAAAACTTCAAGCAGGCGCACTTTTTGCAATCTATAATCTCGTTCATCGGAAGGACTCGTGGTCAATGGAAAAGTATTCTCGACTAAgtgaattaaatattataaaaaatatttatgaattaaataagaaaactatACGAAACAAAGCACAATGTGAAGATTATATAGGCAGAACCTTAAAGCAAATTGTTATACAATGTAAACATTTCTACCCGGAGATTTTGCagtaa
- the LOC128860974 gene encoding 4-aminobutyrate aminotransferase, mitochondrial encodes MRFLQATVVSRHCAALKGLAYPRNYATIAEPAAPAVKTQAIPGPRSLELKGKLSAIQNVVPVQLFADYEKSIGNYLVDVDGNVLLDVYTQISSIPLGYNHPRLLNVFQNEKNLKTLINRPALGVFPGKEWPEQLNSILTKIAPKGLSNLTTMMCGSCSNENAYKNIFIWYRRNQRGENVDFTDAEMQSCMINQPPGAPKLSILSFNGAFHGRTLGALSTTHSKYIHKIDVPSFDWPIASFPQYQYPLAENERHNKEQDQRCLAEVEELIEKYNKKGIPVAGIIVEPIQSEGGDNEASPEFFQGLQKIGKQRGVALLIDEVQTGGGCTGKIWCHEHFNLDGPPDVVTFSKKMQLGGYFHKEEFKPQQGYRVFNTWMGDPSKLLLLQEVINVIQEENLLKNVNIAGKVLKDGLLDLEKEYSHILNSTRGRGTFLAVNCQNGKARDDIVNRLRMKGIQTGGCGEISIRFRPALTFQEKHANIVLDVFRSVLREL; translated from the exons atgcGTTTCCTGCAAGCAACCGTAGTCTCGAGACACTGCGCCGCTTTAAAAG GCTTGGCATATCCTAGAAATTATGCCACAATAGCGGAACCTGCAGCGCCTGCAGTCAAAACACAAGCTATACCAGGTCCTAGATCATTGGAATTGAAGGGCAAATTAAGCGCAATACAA AACGTTGTACCAGTTCAACTTTTCGCTGACTATGAAAAGTCAATTGGAAACTACCTGGTTGACGTCGATGGAAATGTCTTACTTGATGTTTATACACAAATTTCCTCAATACCATTAGGCTATAACCATCCACGCCTCTTAAATGTCTTccagaatgaaaaaaatttaaaaa CTTTAATCAACCGTCCTGCCCTGGGTGTATTTCCTGGAAAAGAATGGCCAGAACAATTGAATTCAATTCTTACTAAAATTGCACCCAAAGGACTGAGTAATTTGACAACAATGATGTGCGGATCCTGCTCAAAcgaaaatgcatacaaaaatatttttatttg GTACCGTCGCAATCAGCGTGGTGAAAACGTTGATTTCACAGATGCCGAAATGCAGTCGTGCATGATTAATCAACCACCAGGCGCACCCAAATTGAGTATACTGTCGTTCAATGGCGCATTCCATGGGCGCACTTTGGGCGCACTCTCCACCACACActccaaatatatacataaaatcgATGTGCCTTCGTTCGATTGGCCAATTGCTTCATTTCCTCAATATCAATATCCATTGGCTGAAAATGAACGCCACAACAAAGAGCAGGATCAACGATGCTTGGCTGAAGTCGAAGAACTGATtgaaaagtacaataaaaaaggcATTCCAGTGGCAGGCATTATTGTTGAGCCCATTCAGAGCGAGGGTGGTGATAATGAGGCATCGCCTGAATTCTTTCAGGGTCTGCAGAAAATTGGCAAACAACGCGGTGTCGCTTTGTTGATTGATGAGGTACAAACTGGCGGCGGTTGTACCGGTAAAATTTGGTGCCACGAACACTTCAACTTGGATGGCCCACCTGATGTGGTGACATTcagcaaaaaaatgcaattaggCGGTTACTTTCACAAGGAGGAATTCAAGCCGCAACAAGGCTATCGCGTATTCAATACATGGATGGGTGATCCAAGCAAGCTGCTGCTTTTGCAAGAAGTCATTAATGTCATACAGGAAGAgaacttattaaaaaatgttaacattgCTGGAAAAGTACTGAAGGATGGACTATTGGATTTGGAAAAAGAATATTCACATATCCTAAATTCAACAAGAGGACGCGGTACCTTCTTGGCGGTGAACTGCCAGAATGGTAAAGCACGAGATGATATCGTGAATAGACTCAGAATGAAGGGCATACAAACTGGTGGGTGTGGCGAGATCTCGATTCGTTTCCGACCAGCCTTAACATTCCAAGAAAAACATGCAAATATCGTTTTGGATGTATTCCGAAGCGTATTGAGAGAATTGTAA
- the LOC128860978 gene encoding uncharacterized protein LOC128860978 produces MSSYRPRRTRIYGANYDIGESSYKKLLESLDNKRGISRNTDIHVPLARETSLPPKVTFSQDEDDFDREKYRASLRAKLQLDDDDADIFGSTLKQSKQRLLARNRFLEDEDEDNLGSTYKPLKFKGLDESAVESSLKSSLKFRASAEPFESSFKSLKLNGSDEPAFGESIKHKALKARSILNDSDDQEASTFSSRRIKIRSENVIMGDTSTTTEASSRMKATKARLADLDAEMSSINQKQSEREKRKHNLRKLLNESESDTFKAIEM; encoded by the exons atgTCCAGTTATCGCCCACGACGAACTCGCATTTATGGTGCCAACTACGATATCGGCGAAAGCTCTTACAAAAAATTGCTGGAAAGTTTAGATAATAAAAGAGGAATCAGCAG GAACACAGACATTCACGTTCCTTTAGCACGTGAAACGAGTTTGCCACCAAAAGTGACATTTTCCCAGGATGAAGACGATTTTGACCGTGAGAAATATAGAGCCTCACTAAGAGCCAAACTGCAATTGGACGATGACG ATGCCGATATTTTTGGCTCCACACTCAAACAATCGAAGCAGCGACTTTTGGCTAGAAATAGATTCTTAGAAGATGAAG ATGAGGATAATTTAGGTTCCACCTACAAGCCATTGAAATTCAAAGGTTTAGACGAGTCTGCTGTTGAATCTTCGTTGAAATCCTCATTGAAATTCAGAGCTTCTGCAGAACCATTCGAATCGTCTTTCAAATCACTGAAATTGAATGGATCAGATGAGCCAGCATTCGGCGAGAGCATAAAACATAAAGCACTGAAAGCGAGGTCTATCTTGAATGACTCGGATGATCAG GAGGCTAGCACATTCTCCTCAAGACGTATAAAGATTAGAAGTGAAAATGTCATAATGGGTGATACCAGTACCACAACTGAAGCTTCTTCACGCATGAAAGCAACCAAAGCTCGCCTCGCTGACCTCGACGCGGAAATGTCTTCGATAAATCAAAAACAAAGCGAACGGGAAAAGCGTAAacataatttaagaaaattattaaatgaaagCGAATCTGATACCTTTAAGGCCATAGAAATGTAA